ATTCTCCAGGCTGATATGCAGATCCACACGTCTCTATGAATATTAAAGTCCTCTCAGCTGGCTTCAGCAGGTAATTAGGGCAGGAGGTGAGAGAAAGCAGGGGAAGAACAGGGAGGGGATTTAGTCTAGACTTAACGGTGCCAaggacctctgtgtgtttgcactgccACATTAACAGAGATACACTAAATAAACTAGATCACTGCTGCTAGGGCCTGACCTATTCATCTCTGCCATTTCAAAGGCAGGAAACCACAAGAGAAACATTAACTAACATATCTGGGTTTGTGACTTTAGGCATTCAACAGGATTTTACTTCCTCCTTATATAATAACATTTATTGTggatgtggggaaaaaacacaaattctgctaatttattcatttatttattcattcaccTTTTAGCTATTGTATTATCTATGAtcgtttctttatttttttctttctgtctttctttttctttctttcttttgttctaCAACAACCTTGGTGCCAATGGCAGTGGGGTTGTTTTAGAATATTTTAGAATGTCAGGCTTTATTTTGGCTTCCAGGTATTTCTAGGATTTTCTAGGAATTTAAAACAAATGATGCTTCTTATTTTATTCACAGAAACTTCAGACTATACTTTTGTTTGGGGGGAGGACTGATTTTGCTCCTGTTCCCTTTAATGGGAACCTATTAGTCCTAAATAAGCAGAAGAAATTAATCCACCAAGCAGAACTCTTTGTGATCTTTTGTACTCGACTTCATACTATCTTATACCAGATTTACAGATAAGAAAGCAGGAATTAGTGTGGGTGTGTTTCCcacaccagcagagggcgacCTCCATAAGGCCTCATACACTATATGGCACAACCCTGATCATGTGAGCAGGCCAATCTAGGAGGGATACTTCTGTAGTGAACTGAAACTGTTTGAAGATTTGAACCCACAACCTTTCTTACTACAACTATAAATGAGATGAACTGAAATGCATCATGGGAGAGAGGCAATGGATACTGACACAATGTGCGACATTTTAATAGTTTATTATAAATAGTGGcataaagaaatataaaaatagttagacatattaatatttacattttgtaaGACAAATAAATAGTAATATAATAGGATAGAATAGCATATATATTTCAAATAAATTAGTCGATTCACAGTGAGGCACTGAAAACAGTGAAGTagtttgtgtctgttgttggatgATGATTGTACAACGTCAGATGGTTTAACCCCAATACTCTCTTGGAACCAGTGGGATGCAGAAGTCTTTTCCACACatctgttaaaaacaacaacagaaaatgtgttattattgtGCACAAATgctcaagtgtgtgttttgcgAGACAGAGTAATAATGATGTTATTAAGAAAaagttcacaaacctgacaggATGGCTGTGATGATGGAGGTGACTGCATGGCATCCATACTCATGTCTCCCTGAGGAGTTTCACCATACTGTCTGCTGTACTGATCCAGTCCAAAACTACAGGTTCCAGAATGCAGCAGGGAACTCTGGCTGTAACACTGGGTTGGGTACAGGCTCTGGTTCAGGTTCTGGCTCTGCAACTGGCTCTCCTGTCTTCCCATGGAAGCATTCTGAAAGTAGCTGAGGATGTCAGGCGAGGAGGCTTCACTGGCCAAGGTGTCTCCTTGCTCCCTCCTCTGAAACAGCACCTCCTCGCTGAGGCCCAGCTGGGCCGACAGGTAGGAGATGTAGCGGATAGTTAAGCGGAGGGTCTCTATCTTTGTTAGAGTCTGTCCAACAGGGGCCACTGAAGGTGGAAGGTAGGACCTGAGATGATGCAAAGCCTTGGTCAGGTCCCTCATCCTTAGTTTCTCCTTCTCACTGGCACTTTCCCTCTGCTTGCTGCGGATCCGGGTGGTTCGGCCAGTCTTTCGGCCACGTCCAGACAGGGAGCAAGGCGAGGACTTCTGGGTATATCCTGTCTTAGCTGCCTTGGAAGTAGACTGTGGAAGCTGCTGGTAGGAAGGAGAGAGGCTCGAGTCCATGGAGTTGACAGGGGAGAGGGTTTCTGGTGAGGAGATGCTGGAGAGATCTGTGTCAGAACACCACTGGTACTGTAGACCGTAGTCAAGAAGAGAGACTGAGGAGGTATCCATGTTGTGTGGAGGATCTCAGGAGTCTGACTGGAGAGACTGGAAAGCTGTGAGTGCTGCTCAGCTCTGTTCCACTGTTTTATAAGTCCAGGCCAGGCCACAGAGGTGTGAAGTGACACCTCCGCAGATTCTCACAAACAATCACTGTCTAAAGCAGAGGCCACTgcccctgaacacacacacacacacaccatgactGGGACCCTCCGTACCTCTCCCTCTATCcatgtctctgcctcctctctgagTCTGGGAAAGTTCAGCTACAGAAGTGTGAATTTTGACTCCtgctgaaaacaacaaacactttttGCTTTCTGGGGTTTTGCCcctgcagcaggtcagatgCATTTTGCACATGTTTAAGAATGTTGTTGCTCTGATTTCTCTTCCATTCACTTTttagcacaaatacacaaaggtCAGCAAACTGGATAATATAACAGGAGAGTGTGAACTAGACAtacactgcaaaaacaaaacagtttgtaTGACACAGGAATAGGCTGCTGAGTCAGAACTTATACAAACATATGTGTACTGTGATTTAAAATTGATGTGTGTCCATTATATAGTCTATAATGTGATATATTATATGGCTCAAGCACAGaatatgtacaaacataatatgtgtatatgCTGGGCAACTAAAAATTCTACCACTGCACTATGTAATGTTATTTTCAATGGCAATGACTGATCAGTGAAGCCAATACAAACTAAGTTTTCTAGTTTCTTTGCACTTGAACTCATCATACAAGATGAATGGTTAACACTGACAGTCTCCTATCTTTAATTGCGCCTTGCCATTAAAATGCCATTCTTCcttcagtga
This portion of the Parambassis ranga chromosome 3, fParRan2.1, whole genome shotgun sequence genome encodes:
- the LOC114433650 gene encoding mesoderm posterior protein 1-like, whose product is MDTSSVSLLDYGLQYQWCSDTDLSSISSPETLSPVNSMDSSLSPSYQQLPQSTSKAAKTGYTQKSSPCSLSGRGRKTGRTTRIRSKQRESASEKEKLRMRDLTKALHHLRSYLPPSVAPVGQTLTKIETLRLTIRYISYLSAQLGLSEEVLFQRREQGDTLASEASSPDILSYFQNASMGRQESQLQSQNLNQSLYPTQCYSQSSLLHSGTCSFGLDQYSRQYGETPQGDMSMDAMQSPPSSQPSCQMCGKDFCIPLVPREYWG